A window of the Eretmochelys imbricata isolate rEreImb1 chromosome 7, rEreImb1.hap1, whole genome shotgun sequence genome harbors these coding sequences:
- the LOC144267262 gene encoding cytochrome P450 2H2-like isoform X3, giving the protein MEPLGATSVFLVICVSCLLFLSAWRKVSGSGKLPPGPVAFPIIGNTLQLNTKNLPQHVDELSEKYGSIFTIYLGSERVVVLYGYEIVKEALVGLGEEFSGRGSMPLFEKMAQEPGIVFSNGERWKKLRRFALTNLRNFGMGKKSIEERIQEETRFLVERLRNTNGRPFDPTLFLTHTVSNVICAIVFGDRFDYEDKKFVTLINLIEENGKLQRSPWTAEQKNGQSEFNVGSLVRSTVELFIAGTGTTSVTMKFGLLILLKYPEIEEKVHEEIDRVIGRSQSPCMADRSQMPYTDAVVHEIQRYINLVPLGLPHAVTRDVHLKQYLIPKGTTIFPSLKSVLYDSREFPNPEQFNPGHFLDENGAFKKSDFFMPFSAGKRICVGESLARMELFLLLTTILQNFTLKPVVDPKDIDITPVTTFVSNAPKSYQLCVLPR; this is encoded by the exons ATGGAACCTCTGGGAGCAACAAGTGTTTTCCTGGTGATTTGTGTCTCTTGCCTTCTTTTCCTTTCGGCATGGAGAAAGGTGTCTGGAAGCGGGAAGCTGCCTCCTGGCCCTGTTGCTTTTCCCATCATAGGGAACACGCTGCAGCTAAATACGAAGAATTTACCCCAACATGTAGATGAG CTCAGTGAAAAGTACGGCTCGATTTTCACAATATATTTAGGCTCAGAACGGGTTGTGGTGTTGTATGGATATGAGATTGTGAAGGAAGCTCTCGTCGGTCTTGGGGAGGAGTTCAGCGGAAGAGGAAGTATGCCATTATTTGAAAAAATGGCACAGGAACCAG GTATTGTTTTCAGCAACGGGGAGCGGTGGAAGAAGCTCCGCCGATTTGCCCTCACTAACCTGAGAAATTttgggatggggaagaaaagcaTTGAGGAGCGTATCCAGGAAGAAACGCGTTTTCTAGTGGAAAGGCTCAGAAACACAAATG GGCGGCCCTTTGACCCCACCCTCTTCCTCACCCACACCGTCTCCAACGTCATCTGCGCCATCGTCTTTGGGGACCGGTTTGACTATGAAGATAAGAAGTTTGTGACTTTAATAAATCTCATAGAGGAAAATGGCAAGCTCCAGCGCTCCCCCTGGACAGCG GAGCAAAAGAATGGCCAGTCAGAGTTTAATGTGGGAAGTCTGGTACGAAGCACGGTAGAGTTATTTATTGCTGGAACGGGGACAACCAGCGTCACCATGAAATTTGGACTCCTGATTCTTCTGAAATACCCAGAAATAGAAG AGAAAGTTCATGAAGAGATTGACCGCGTGATTGGCCGAAGCCAAAGCCCCTGCATGGCGGATCGAAGCCAGATGCCCTACACAGATGCTGTAGTACATGAAATCCAGAGATACATCAATCTTGTCCCATTAGGTTTGCCACATGCCGTGACTAGAGATGTTCATCTCAAACAGTATCTTATTCCCAAG GGCACCACGATATttccttcactgaagtcagttctGTATGACAGCAGGGAATTCCCAAACCCAGAGCAATTTAACCCGGGACATTTCTTGGACGAAAATGGTGCCTTTAAGAAGAGTGACTTCTTCATGCCTTTTTCTGCAG GGAAGCGGATTTGCGTGGGAGAGAGTCTGGCTCGGATGGAGCTATTTTTGCTACTGACAACGATTTTGCAGAACTTTACCTTGAAACCTGTTGTTGATCCCAAAGACATTGATATAACGCCAGTAACGACTTTTGTGTCAAATGCACCAAAATCATACCAGCTCTGTGTTCTTCCTCGATAA
- the LOC144267262 gene encoding cytochrome P450 2H2-like isoform X2: MEPLGATSVFLVICVSCLLFLSAWRKVSGSGKLPPGPVAFPIIGNTLQLNTKNLPQHVDELSEKYGSIFTIYLGSERVVVLYGYEIVKEALVGLGEEFSGRGSMPLFEKMAQEPGIVFSNGERWKKLRRFALTNLRNFGMGKKSIEERIQEETRFLVERLRNTNGRPFDPTLFLTHTVSNVICAIVFGDRFDYEDKKFVTLINLIEENGKLQRSPWTALYNFFPTLMDYMPGPHHKLFKNGLEFRKFVLERVNMHKESLDPNCPRDFIDAFFIKVEEEQKNGQSEFNVGSLVRSTVELFIAGTGTTSVTMKFGLLILLKYPEIEEKVHEEIDRVIGRSQSPCMADRSQMPYTDAVVHEIQRYINLVPLGLPHAVTRDVHLKQYLIPKGTTIFPSLKSVLYDSREFPNPEQFNPGHFLDENGAFKKSDFFMPFSAGKRICVGESLARMELFLLLTTILQNFTLKPVVDPKDIDITPVTTFVSNAPKSYQLCVLPR; this comes from the exons ATGGAACCTCTGGGAGCAACAAGTGTTTTCCTGGTGATTTGTGTCTCTTGCCTTCTTTTCCTTTCGGCATGGAGAAAGGTGTCTGGAAGCGGGAAGCTGCCTCCTGGCCCTGTTGCTTTTCCCATCATAGGGAACACGCTGCAGCTAAATACGAAGAATTTACCCCAACATGTAGATGAG CTCAGTGAAAAGTACGGCTCGATTTTCACAATATATTTAGGCTCAGAACGGGTTGTGGTGTTGTATGGATATGAGATTGTGAAGGAAGCTCTCGTCGGTCTTGGGGAGGAGTTCAGCGGAAGAGGAAGTATGCCATTATTTGAAAAAATGGCACAGGAACCAG GTATTGTTTTCAGCAACGGGGAGCGGTGGAAGAAGCTCCGCCGATTTGCCCTCACTAACCTGAGAAATTttgggatggggaagaaaagcaTTGAGGAGCGTATCCAGGAAGAAACGCGTTTTCTAGTGGAAAGGCTCAGAAACACAAATG GGCGGCCCTTTGACCCCACCCTCTTCCTCACCCACACCGTCTCCAACGTCATCTGCGCCATCGTCTTTGGGGACCGGTTTGACTATGAAGATAAGAAGTTTGTGACTTTAATAAATCTCATAGAGGAAAATGGCAAGCTCCAGCGCTCCCCCTGGACAGCG CTGTACAATTTTTTCCCGACTCTCATGGATTACATGCCTGGGCCTCACCACAAGCTATTTAAAAATGGTTTGGAGTTCAGAAAATTTGTTCTGGAGAGAGTGAATATGCACAAAGAGTCTCTGGATCCCAACTGTCCTCGAGACTTTATCGATGCTTTCTTCATCAAAGTGGAAGAG GAGCAAAAGAATGGCCAGTCAGAGTTTAATGTGGGAAGTCTGGTACGAAGCACGGTAGAGTTATTTATTGCTGGAACGGGGACAACCAGCGTCACCATGAAATTTGGACTCCTGATTCTTCTGAAATACCCAGAAATAGAAG AGAAAGTTCATGAAGAGATTGACCGCGTGATTGGCCGAAGCCAAAGCCCCTGCATGGCGGATCGAAGCCAGATGCCCTACACAGATGCTGTAGTACATGAAATCCAGAGATACATCAATCTTGTCCCATTAGGTTTGCCACATGCCGTGACTAGAGATGTTCATCTCAAACAGTATCTTATTCCCAAG GGCACCACGATATttccttcactgaagtcagttctGTATGACAGCAGGGAATTCCCAAACCCAGAGCAATTTAACCCGGGACATTTCTTGGACGAAAATGGTGCCTTTAAGAAGAGTGACTTCTTCATGCCTTTTTCTGCAG GGAAGCGGATTTGCGTGGGAGAGAGTCTGGCTCGGATGGAGCTATTTTTGCTACTGACAACGATTTTGCAGAACTTTACCTTGAAACCTGTTGTTGATCCCAAAGACATTGATATAACGCCAGTAACGACTTTTGTGTCAAATGCACCAAAATCATACCAGCTCTGTGTTCTTCCTCGATAA
- the LOC144267262 gene encoding cytochrome P450 2H2-like isoform X1, producing the protein MEPLGATSVFLVICVSCLLFLSAWRKVSGSGKLPPGPVAFPIIGNTLQLNTKNLPQHVDELSEKYGSIFTIYLGSERVVVLYGYEIVKEALVGLGEEFSGRGSMPLFEKMAQEPGIVFSNGERWKKLRRFALTNLRNFGMGKKSIEERIQEETRFLVERLRNTNGRPFDPTLFLTHTVSNVICAIVFGDRFDYEDKKFVTLINLIEENGKLQRSPWTAVCSGLYNFFPTLMDYMPGPHHKLFKNGLEFRKFVLERVNMHKESLDPNCPRDFIDAFFIKVEEEQKNGQSEFNVGSLVRSTVELFIAGTGTTSVTMKFGLLILLKYPEIEEKVHEEIDRVIGRSQSPCMADRSQMPYTDAVVHEIQRYINLVPLGLPHAVTRDVHLKQYLIPKGTTIFPSLKSVLYDSREFPNPEQFNPGHFLDENGAFKKSDFFMPFSAGKRICVGESLARMELFLLLTTILQNFTLKPVVDPKDIDITPVTTFVSNAPKSYQLCVLPR; encoded by the exons ATGGAACCTCTGGGAGCAACAAGTGTTTTCCTGGTGATTTGTGTCTCTTGCCTTCTTTTCCTTTCGGCATGGAGAAAGGTGTCTGGAAGCGGGAAGCTGCCTCCTGGCCCTGTTGCTTTTCCCATCATAGGGAACACGCTGCAGCTAAATACGAAGAATTTACCCCAACATGTAGATGAG CTCAGTGAAAAGTACGGCTCGATTTTCACAATATATTTAGGCTCAGAACGGGTTGTGGTGTTGTATGGATATGAGATTGTGAAGGAAGCTCTCGTCGGTCTTGGGGAGGAGTTCAGCGGAAGAGGAAGTATGCCATTATTTGAAAAAATGGCACAGGAACCAG GTATTGTTTTCAGCAACGGGGAGCGGTGGAAGAAGCTCCGCCGATTTGCCCTCACTAACCTGAGAAATTttgggatggggaagaaaagcaTTGAGGAGCGTATCCAGGAAGAAACGCGTTTTCTAGTGGAAAGGCTCAGAAACACAAATG GGCGGCCCTTTGACCCCACCCTCTTCCTCACCCACACCGTCTCCAACGTCATCTGCGCCATCGTCTTTGGGGACCGGTTTGACTATGAAGATAAGAAGTTTGTGACTTTAATAAATCTCATAGAGGAAAATGGCAAGCTCCAGCGCTCCCCCTGGACAGCGGTATGTTCAGGG CTGTACAATTTTTTCCCGACTCTCATGGATTACATGCCTGGGCCTCACCACAAGCTATTTAAAAATGGTTTGGAGTTCAGAAAATTTGTTCTGGAGAGAGTGAATATGCACAAAGAGTCTCTGGATCCCAACTGTCCTCGAGACTTTATCGATGCTTTCTTCATCAAAGTGGAAGAG GAGCAAAAGAATGGCCAGTCAGAGTTTAATGTGGGAAGTCTGGTACGAAGCACGGTAGAGTTATTTATTGCTGGAACGGGGACAACCAGCGTCACCATGAAATTTGGACTCCTGATTCTTCTGAAATACCCAGAAATAGAAG AGAAAGTTCATGAAGAGATTGACCGCGTGATTGGCCGAAGCCAAAGCCCCTGCATGGCGGATCGAAGCCAGATGCCCTACACAGATGCTGTAGTACATGAAATCCAGAGATACATCAATCTTGTCCCATTAGGTTTGCCACATGCCGTGACTAGAGATGTTCATCTCAAACAGTATCTTATTCCCAAG GGCACCACGATATttccttcactgaagtcagttctGTATGACAGCAGGGAATTCCCAAACCCAGAGCAATTTAACCCGGGACATTTCTTGGACGAAAATGGTGCCTTTAAGAAGAGTGACTTCTTCATGCCTTTTTCTGCAG GGAAGCGGATTTGCGTGGGAGAGAGTCTGGCTCGGATGGAGCTATTTTTGCTACTGACAACGATTTTGCAGAACTTTACCTTGAAACCTGTTGTTGATCCCAAAGACATTGATATAACGCCAGTAACGACTTTTGTGTCAAATGCACCAAAATCATACCAGCTCTGTGTTCTTCCTCGATAA